In Pedobacter sp. SL55, the following proteins share a genomic window:
- a CDS encoding paraquat-inducible protein A, producing MKTASRLERKMLPHIALIMVLASLLFATSYFGHRLYSLSAEQEQLKEDYATINNITFGVFSLDLWTDKLSAIVNEKIKGFKISKEQRKEMKEEVEKQLHGMINEVVSEFEKPQKGLGNKLKKFAFKQLVDPKELHDQVPSFAQTIINRINSPRSINKLKGIASTEFNELAEQTYDSTATAQAKITKHLYQKYRVANLKSFNNHLESRFNSIRKVTYYYAYAMLTCALVVICLWLPLRKKTHLHNTLFTFTLLIGLALLIVGVTVSIIEVDARISVLELHLLGEKLVFNNQVLFFQSKSILGIAKVLIQQPKPDSVTVGILIILFVIILPLLRMVARGIHTLCKPVVAENKITQYLAFESDKWDMADVMVIGILMTYIGLNGILKSQLTDLNIKSDVLATTTVNYTSLQPGYLIFVGYVILTFLVSYILRTITCPPDKNMLSSKD from the coding sequence TTGAAAACAGCAAGCCGATTAGAAAGAAAGATGTTACCCCATATCGCTTTGATAATGGTACTGGCATCGCTGTTGTTTGCTACGTCCTATTTTGGACATCGACTTTACTCGCTCTCCGCAGAGCAAGAACAGCTAAAGGAAGATTATGCTACCATCAACAACATCACGTTTGGTGTATTCTCGCTAGATTTATGGACAGACAAACTTTCTGCCATTGTTAATGAAAAAATAAAAGGTTTTAAAATTTCTAAAGAACAACGGAAAGAAATGAAAGAAGAAGTTGAAAAACAACTTCATGGTATGATTAACGAAGTAGTAAGCGAGTTTGAAAAACCTCAAAAAGGTTTAGGTAATAAACTCAAGAAATTTGCTTTTAAACAATTGGTAGATCCAAAAGAGCTTCATGATCAAGTTCCTTCTTTTGCACAAACTATAATTAATAGAATAAATTCGCCTAGATCAATTAATAAACTAAAGGGAATTGCATCTACCGAATTTAACGAATTAGCCGAACAAACCTATGATAGTACAGCTACAGCACAAGCTAAAATAACTAAACATCTTTACCAAAAATACCGCGTAGCAAATCTTAAATCATTTAATAACCACCTCGAAAGCCGTTTCAACAGTATACGCAAAGTAACTTACTATTATGCCTATGCAATGCTAACCTGTGCATTAGTTGTAATTTGTTTATGGCTTCCGTTACGAAAAAAAACGCACTTGCATAATACGCTATTTACCTTTACTTTATTAATTGGCTTGGCTTTACTTATTGTGGGCGTAACCGTATCTATTATAGAAGTAGATGCTAGAATTAGCGTTTTGGAATTACATCTGCTAGGCGAAAAATTGGTATTTAATAATCAGGTCTTGTTTTTTCAGTCTAAAAGTATTTTGGGCATTGCAAAGGTGTTGATACAACAGCCCAAACCAGATTCGGTTACAGTTGGTATATTGATTATTCTGTTTGTTATTATTTTACCATTATTAAGAATGGTAGCTAGAGGTATACATACGCTTTGCAAGCCTGTAGTTGCAGAAAATAAAATTACCCAATATTTAGCTTTCGAATCTGATAAATGGGATATGGCAGATGTAATGGTAATAGGTATATTAATGACTTATATAGGTTTAAATGGCATTTTAAAAAGCCAACTTACAGACCTTAATATTAAAAGCGATGTATTAGCTACTACTACCGTTAATTACACATCATTACAACCTGGTTACCTTATTTTTGTAGGCTATGTTATACTCACTTTTTTAGTATCATATATTTTAAGAACAATTACTTGTCCACCTGATAAGAATATGCTCTCTAGTAAAGATTAA
- the purB gene encoding adenylosuccinate lyase, with translation MTLSPLQAISPIDGRYRKTTAKLADYFSEYALIKYRVLVEIEYFIALVEANVPGTENFDKNLFPQLRNIYLAFNEADAQSVKDTESVTNHDVKAVEYFIKAKFDGLGLQAYKEFIHFGLTSQDINNTAIPYTFKLALTESYYPALQQLIEKLTELANEWQNVPLLAHTHGQPASPTKLGKEFMVFVERLKVQLANLEQVPNGAKFGGATGNFNAHHIAYPQINWVEFSNKFVNETLGLSRAQHTTQIEHYDQFAAQCDALKRINNIIIDLDRDIWTYISKNYFKQKIKEGEVGSSAMPHKVNPIDFENAEGNAGLANALFEFLAAKLPISRLQRDLTDSTVLRNIGVPMAHTLIAINSTLRGLGKIILNQQAIDADLEDNWAVVAEAIQTVLRREAYPNPYEALKALTRTNQKITATTIATFIDELDVNDNIKAELKKITPFTYTGIF, from the coding sequence ATGACTTTATCTCCACTACAAGCTATCTCTCCTATTGATGGCCGTTACAGAAAAACTACAGCTAAGCTTGCCGACTATTTTTCTGAATATGCCCTAATTAAATACAGAGTGCTGGTAGAAATTGAATATTTTATTGCTTTAGTAGAAGCTAACGTTCCAGGTACAGAAAACTTTGATAAAAACTTATTCCCCCAATTAAGGAATATTTATCTAGCATTTAATGAGGCCGATGCGCAAAGCGTAAAAGACACCGAAAGCGTGACTAACCATGATGTAAAAGCAGTGGAATATTTCATCAAAGCAAAGTTTGATGGTTTAGGTTTACAAGCTTACAAAGAGTTTATCCACTTTGGACTTACCTCACAAGACATCAACAATACCGCTATTCCTTATACTTTTAAATTAGCATTAACAGAAAGTTATTACCCAGCTTTACAGCAATTAATTGAAAAACTGACGGAGCTTGCCAACGAATGGCAAAATGTGCCTTTGTTAGCGCATACTCACGGCCAACCTGCCTCGCCTACTAAGTTAGGTAAAGAGTTTATGGTTTTTGTAGAACGATTAAAAGTTCAACTGGCCAATTTAGAGCAGGTTCCTAATGGTGCGAAATTTGGCGGTGCAACTGGAAATTTTAATGCACACCACATTGCTTACCCACAAATTAACTGGGTAGAATTTTCTAACAAATTCGTAAACGAAACGTTGGGCCTTTCCAGAGCACAACATACTACTCAAATAGAGCATTACGACCAGTTTGCAGCACAGTGCGATGCTTTAAAACGTATCAATAACATCATTATCGATTTAGATCGTGATATCTGGACTTATATTTCTAAAAACTATTTCAAGCAAAAAATCAAGGAAGGCGAAGTGGGCTCATCGGCTATGCCACACAAGGTAAACCCTATTGATTTTGAAAATGCCGAAGGAAATGCCGGATTGGCCAATGCTTTATTTGAATTTTTGGCGGCTAAATTACCTATTTCTCGTTTGCAAAGAGATTTAACAGATTCTACAGTACTGAGAAATATAGGTGTACCAATGGCACATACGTTAATTGCTATCAATTCTACGTTGAGAGGCTTAGGCAAAATCATCCTTAACCAACAAGCAATTGATGCCGATTTAGAAGACAACTGGGCTGTGGTTGCCGAGGCTATACAAACGGTTTTACGTAGAGAAGCCTATCCAAATCCATACGAAGCATTAAAAGCGTTAACTAGAACAAACCAGAAAATTACGGCTACTACCATTGCTACGTTTATTGATGAATTAGATGTTAACGATAACATTAAGGCTGAATTGAAAAAAATTACACCTTTTACTTATACGGGAATATTTTAG
- a CDS encoding NifU family protein, giving the protein MTINVYTEQTPNPATMKFMVNKLLINGSEDFATKESAEKSPFAKELFKFNFVNGVFFASNFVTITKTEDAEWADIEAILKEFVKGAVEAELKIKDAAEEAPNFEGTETEIKIQQILHDYVRPAVEQDGGAITYKSFDEGVVTVELRGSCSGCPSSTITLKSGIQNLLQRMVPEVKDVVSEAL; this is encoded by the coding sequence ATGACTATTAACGTATATACAGAACAAACACCTAATCCAGCTACAATGAAGTTTATGGTAAATAAGCTTTTAATTAACGGTAGCGAAGATTTTGCGACTAAAGAAAGTGCTGAAAAATCTCCTTTCGCTAAAGAGTTGTTCAAATTCAATTTTGTAAACGGAGTGTTTTTTGCAAGCAATTTTGTAACTATCACTAAAACTGAAGATGCAGAATGGGCGGATATTGAAGCTATTTTAAAGGAGTTTGTAAAAGGTGCTGTAGAGGCCGAACTTAAAATTAAAGATGCTGCTGAAGAAGCTCCGAATTTTGAAGGTACAGAGACTGAAATTAAGATACAGCAGATTTTACACGATTACGTTCGCCCAGCAGTTGAGCAAGATGGTGGCGCTATCACTTACAAATCTTTTGACGAAGGTGTGGTAACGGTTGAACTGAGAGGTTCTTGCAGTGGTTGTCCATCAAGTACCATCACTTTAAAATCTGGTATACAAAACCTATTGCAACGCATGGTGCCAGAAGTGAAAGATGTAGTTTCTGAAGCATTATAA